In a genomic window of Erigeron canadensis isolate Cc75 chromosome 5, C_canadensis_v1, whole genome shotgun sequence:
- the LOC122602419 gene encoding beta-amyrin 28-monooxygenase-like — MDPLLLICSILLPIVAIFVLNFLLTAKSNVPGHFSFPVVGESIDYFKKLRSGTNEKFVMQRKKKFGDVFKASVLGEQMAFLCGPEGNKFLFSQENKLVEVWWPSSVESIMKKSHNKSVIAESAKVRQLLPPFLKANAVKNYVGDMDKELRQHLKDYWIGHDKVEVCPFVAKYTFALAVKLLLGVRDPTELEKLAKPFVDAAGGIIAVPINIPGTRFNRGVKASNRIREVINGIIAQRRKDLANGIANPSQDLLSHMIVEVDKRNQDPINAPTTDGDISSDLLGLLIGGYDTINTTVVFIMMTLVDHPDVYEAVLKEQMEIAKGKEPGELLNWEDLRKMKYSWNVACEVLRMRPPTVGAFRVAKKDFTYAGYKIPKGWKLHYIPHYTQKNPEFFPNPEIFDPSRFEGDGPAPYTYVPFGGGPRMCPGNEYARAEILVFMYNIVTRYNWEMLIPGEKVVIDPLPRPVHGLPIKLIPHKAQA; from the exons ATGGATCCCCTGCTGCTAATTTGCTCTATACTTTTGCCCATTGTCGCAATTTTTGTTCTCAACTTTTTACTTACcgcaaaatcaaacgttccggGCCACTTTAGCTTCCCAGTAGTCGGTGAAAGCATCGACTACTTCAAGAAGCTAAGAAGTGGCACGAACGAGAAGTTTGTgatgcaaagaaaaaaaaaatttggggacGTATTTAAAGCATCGGTCCTCGGTGAACAAATGGCGTTTTTGTGTGGCCCTGAAGGCAACaagttcttgttttctcaagAAAACAAGCTTGTTGAAGTATGGTGGCCGAGTTCGGTGGAGAGTATTATGAAGAAGTCGCATAATAAGTCTGTTATTGCTGAGTCAGCTAAGGTGCGACAATTGTTGCCACCTTTCTTGAAAGCAAATGCTGTCAAGAATTATGTTGGAGATATGGATAAAGAGTTGAGACAACATTTGAAAGATTACTGGATTGGCCATGATAAG GTTGAGGTATGCCCATTCGTTGCAAAGTACACATTTGCCTTGGCCGTGAAATTGCTTTTAGGGGTGCGCGATCCGACTGAGTTAGAGAAGCTCGCAAAGCCGTTTGTGGATGCAGCAGGTGGAATCATTGCGGTCCCAATCAACATTCCAGGAACAAGGTTCAACCGTGGAGTTAAAGCATCAAACAGAATTCGAGAAGTCATAAACGGCATAATTGCCCAAAGAAGAAAGGACCTTGCTAATGGAATTGCCAATCCATCTCAAGATCTTTTGTCTCACATGATTGTCGAGGTTGATAAAAGGAATCAGGATCCCATTAACGCTCCCACAACGGACGGTGACATATCTAGTGACTTACTAGGGTTGCTCATCGGTGGTTACGACACTATCAACACCACGGTCGTGTTTATTATGATGACTCTCGTCGATCACCCTGACGTGTACGAAGCAGTACTAAAAG AGCAAATGGAGATAGCAAAAGGGAAAGAGCCCGGTGAACTATTGAATTGGGAAGACTTGCGTAAAATGAAGTACTCATGGAATGTCGCGTGTGAAGTGCTAAGGATGCGTCCTCCAACTGTTGGGGCTTTTCGTGTTGCGAAAAAGGACTTCACTTATGCTGGTTACAAAATTCCCAAAGGATGGAAG CTACATTACATCCCACATTACACGCAAAAGAACCCTGAATTCTTCCCAAACCCTGAGATATTTGACCCCTCGAGATTTGAAGGAGATGGGCCCGCACCTTACACGTACGTGCCATTTGGAGGCGGTCCAAGAATGTGCCCCGGAAACGAGTATGCAAGGGCAGAAATATTGGTGTTTATGTACAACATAGTAACAAGATACAATTGGGAAATGCTAATTCCAGGTGAAAAGGTAGTAATTGACCCACTTCCAAGGCCCGTTCATGGGCTTCCAATTAAGCTCATTCCACATAAGGCCCAAGCTTGA